One window of the Tetragenococcus koreensis genome contains the following:
- a CDS encoding PepSY domain-containing protein has translation MKKWLFYIIPLAAMLTLTACTQNDDEQTEQNSSTQTTTTTQTTQSTSSAMSSETTESQTEQSTSTSSQTEQSTSQSGESAAYDQDEISVTVADAIQIYQDELPDTDITEINLDRSNGKYYYEVEGLDDDTEYEMRIDAKTEDAEKQEEETLDPNEQDGKKREQDKVDLSDLLSIQEAATIATDEAGGGRAIDWSLDKELKITYWEVEVEDGQNETEVKINAQTGEVLETREDD, from the coding sequence ATGAAAAAATGGTTGTTTTATATTATACCATTAGCAGCAATGCTGACACTAACGGCATGCACGCAAAATGATGATGAGCAGACAGAGCAGAATAGTAGTACGCAAACTACGACTACTACTCAAACAACACAAAGCACATCGAGCGCGATGAGTTCGGAAACAACTGAATCACAAACAGAGCAGAGTACTTCTACTTCTTCGCAAACAGAACAAAGTACGTCACAATCAGGAGAAAGTGCTGCCTATGACCAAGATGAAATCAGTGTAACTGTGGCAGATGCTATTCAAATTTATCAAGATGAGTTACCAGACACCGATATTACTGAAATAAACTTAGATCGATCTAATGGGAAATATTACTATGAAGTTGAAGGTTTGGATGATGATACGGAATATGAAATGCGAATTGATGCCAAAACCGAAGATGCTGAAAAGCAAGAGGAAGAAACGCTTGATCCAAACGAACAAGATGGTAAAAAACGAGAACAAGATAAAGTTGATTTATCCGATCTCTTATCCATTCAAGAAGCGGCTACGATTGCTACAGATGAAGCAGGTGGCGGTAGAGCGATCGATTGGTCATTAGATAAAGAACTGAAGATTACCTATTGGGAAGTTGAAGTAGAAGATGGACAAAATGAAACAGAAGTAAAAATTAACGCTCAAACGGGTGAAGTACTTGAAACAAGAGAAGACGATTAA